The bacterium region GGCAGTCCGTAGGTGTTCACGAACTCGATCTCCCGGTGGCAGACCAGGCAGGTCTCCGGGCCGCGGTAGGAGCGGATGCCGGCCTCGCGGAAGCGGTCCACGTGGTCGAAATTGCGTCGGAACTCGATATTCAGGCTCTTGGCGACCAGTTCGAAGGCGTCGCGGTCGAGTTCCTCGGCGGCGAAGGTCATGCGGGCGGGCCGGGAGCCCTCGGGCAGCATGAGGTTGATCGTCCGCGACCAGGCGTGCCAGCGCCAGCCGGCGGCGCCCGCCAGGACCACGAGCAGTAACATCAACAACGGCAAGATGTTAATGCTTCGGCGCTGGCGAGGGGACGCCATCGGGAACCCCCGGGAAGGCAGACAACGGGCTGTTGGGGCGTATCGTCCCATCAATCGCAGGGGGAGGGGCCGCTGTCAAGCGACTGGGAGAGCGACGGATGGGTGTCGATATTACCATAGAGCAAAAAAGAGGATTCCCGTTTCGGGAACCGGTGCCCCATTTTGTGCGTTGCCCGTCTTCCTCCAGGAAGAGTCAGGTAGCCGCCGGTCGGTGCGTCCGCGAGGATATCCGAAGATATCGGCATCGTGAAGGGACATCCTGCTTGGCCAACGTGAACGACAACGACGCCGTCGACCGGCGGCGCTTCCTGCGCATCTTCGGAGGCGTGGCCCTGGCCTGCCTCGCGCCCCTGCCCCTGGCCGCCTCGGTGACCGGGAGCGGGATCCTGGGCGCACCGCTGATCGTCCCGGCGATCGAACCTCCCGTGACCGGGATCCCCGGCGCTCCGGACGCGCACCTGATCTCGCTGCTCAACGTCAACACCGGCGAGCGGCTGTCCTGCGCCTACCGGGAGAAGGGCATCCTGGTGCCCGACGCGACGGCTGCCATCGACCGCCTGCTGCGGGACCACCGCAACGACGAGATCAAGCCCATCGACCCGCAGCTGCTGGACATGCTGCACGACGCGGCGTCGGCGCTCGGCACGGACGAGCCCTTCCAAGTGGTCTGCGGGTACCGGTCCGCGGCCACCAACGCCGCCATGCGCCGCCGCGGCGCCGGCGTGGCCAAGCACAGCTACCACATCAACGGGCGCGCCGCCGACGTGAGCCTGCCCGGCGTCCAGCTCGCGCAGCTGCGCAGCGCCGCGCGCGACCTGAAGAACGGCGGCGTCGGCTACTACCCCGGCTCGCGCTTCGTCCACCTGGACACCGGCCCCGTCCGCAGCTGGTAGGGCGCGACCCCGGCCTCCCGACCGATTTATCCCCGCTGGATTTTCCCGGCCCTGCGCCTTATCCTCCGACCTGCGATCCCGCGGTACGGAGGCCGCGTCCCAACCCATGGTCGAACGCATCCGCAAGACCCTCGGCGCGCTGCGCCCGCCGACGTCCGGACCCTTGAGCCTCATGGTCCGGCGCCACCGTCTGCTGTTCTTCTTCGCCTTCTTCGGCGCGATCGCCGCCGTGTCGGTCAGCCTCTCCTTCATGATCCGCTTCGAGTGGTCCTGGCTGAAGAGGGTCGACAAGTGGCCGCAGTGGTGGCAGTCGATGCTGCTGGTGGCCGTGCCCGTGCGCCTGGTGGTGTCCACCGCCTTCGGGCTGCACCGGGTCTCCTGGCGGTTCGCCGGGCTGCGGGACGTGCCGCCGCTGATCAACGCGATCCTGGTCGGCTCGGCGTTCGACGCCGCGATCCTGCTGTGGGCCTACCAGGGGGCTTTCCCCCGTTCGGTGCTGATCATCGACACCGTGCTGTGCATGGCGCTGTCCGTGGTCGGGCGCTACGCGTACCGCATCCTGGACCACCTGTCGCGGCGGATCGACTCCGGCCCGCGGACGCGCGTGGTCATCGTGGGCGCGGGCACGGCCTGCAACCTCGTGCTCGAGGCCATGAACTCGGCCAAGCTGAACGCCTACCTGCCGGTGGCCATCGTCGACGATGACCCGCTCAAGCAGGGCATCACCATCCACGGCGTGGGCGTGGCCACGCCGATCGACGTCATCGGCGAGGTGGCGCGCCGCACCGGGGCCGAGGCGGTCATCCTGGCGATGCCGGCGGCCACCACGGCCCAGCTCTACCGCATCGTGAAGCTGTGCCGCGAGACCGGCCTGCCGCTGAAGACCACGCCGGACATCTGGCAGGTCCTGCAGAGCAGCGAGGCGGTCACGCGCATCCAGGACTTCTCGCTCGACGACCTGCTCAACCGGCGCGTCGTGCGCTCGGACGTGCCGGAGATCCGCCGGCTGCTCGACGGGCGCACCGTGCTGGTGACCGGGGCGGCCGGCAGCATCGGCTCGGAGCTGTGCCGGCAGATCATCGACCAGGGGGTCCTGCAGCTGGTCTGCCTGGACAAGGACGAGAACGGCCTGTTCCGCCTCGAGCAGGAGCTGCGGCGGCGCCGGCCCGACGCCGCGCTGGCCTTCTTCCTGGGCGACGTCAAGGACGAGGGGCGCATGGACGCCCTGTTCTCGCGCTGGAAGCCGCAGATCGTGTTCCACGCCGCGGCCTACAAGCACGTGCCCATCCTGCAGTTCCATCCCGTGGAGGCGATCCGCAACAACGTGGGCGGCACGCGCACCATGGCGAGGCTGTCGCAGCAATACGGCGCCGAGCGCTTCGTGATGATCAGCACCGACAAGGCCGTCCGGCCCACCAGCGTCATGGGGGCGACCAAGCAGATCGCCGAGCGCGTGATCCACGCCCAGGGCGCCGGGCGTCCGGACGGCACGAGCTTCTCGACCATCCGCTTCGGCAACGTGCTGGGGTCGGCGGGCAGCGTCGTGGAGCTGTTCCTGGAGCAGATCCGCAAGGGCGGCCCGGTGACGGTCACCGACCCGCGCATCGAGCGCTACTTCATGACCATCGCCGAGGCCGTGCACCTGGTGCTCTACGCGGCGGGCATGGGCGCCGGCGACGAGATCTTCATCCTGGACATGGGCGCGCCGGTGAAGATCGACGCCCTGGCGCGGCAGATGATCCAGCTGTCGGGCCTGACGCCCGAGATCGACGTGCCCATCGTCTACACCGGCCTGCGGCCGGGCGAGAAGCTCTACGAGGAGCTGTGGACGCCCGAGGAGAAGCCGCAGCCCACCAGCAACCCGGGCATCCGCGTGGCCCGCCGCGCCGGCGTCGTGCCGGGCCTCGACGCCCGCGTGGACGCGCTGCTCGCATCCGCCGCCGCGGGCAACATGCGCGAGTGCTGGGAACAACTGCTGGAGCTGGTGCCCGACTTCCAGGGCCAGACGCGCGAGGCGGCCGAGAAACCGCCGACCGCGCAATGACGCCTCCCCCGCCCTCCCTGCGCCGCAACTTCACCTGGACCTTTCTCGGCAACGCGATCTTCGCCGCCAGCCAGTGGGGCATCCTCGTGGTGTTGACCCGGCTGGGCTCGGCCGCGGAGGTGGGCCGCTTGTCGCTGGCCGCAACCGTCGCCACGCCGCTGGTGGTCTTCGCCAACCTGCAGTTGCGCGCCGTCTTCGTCTCCGACGCGAACGGCCGCTTCCCATTTCGCGACTATCTGAGCGTCCAGCTCCTGCTGGCGCCCCTGGCGCTGGTCGCGGTGGTCGGCGTCGGCCTGGCCGGCTACAGCGGCGCCCAGGTCACGGCGATCGTGCTGTACGGGATCGGCCGCGTGGTCGACGGCGTGGGCGACGTGTTCTACGGCCTGGAGCAGAAGCGCGAGCGCATGGACCTGATGGCCCGCTCGCTGATGATCCGCGGCGTCGTCTCGCTGGTCCTGTTCGCCGTCGTGTACCGGCTGACGGGGAGCCTCAACGCGGCGCTGGTGGCGTGGCCGGTGGCCTGGGCCGTGCCGCTGCTGGCCTTCGACGTGCCGCGCTGCCGCGCCCTGGCGCGCGGCGAGGACGGCGGCGGCGACGAAGAGGGGCGCCTGCGCCCCCGGTGGCGGCCCGCCGCGATCAAGGCGATCGTCTGGACGGCCCTGCCCATGGGCGTGGTCATGCTGCTGATCCAGCTGCGCAACACGGTGCCCCGCACCATGCTCGAGAGCGCCCAGGGCGAGGAAGCGCTCGGCATCTTCTCGGCCATGGCTTACCTGGTGCTCGTCTCCAACACGGTGGTGATGGCCCTGTCCCAGTCCAGCATCGCGCGGCTGGCCCGCAACCACGCCGACGGGGACGCGCGCGCCTTCCGCGACACGGTCGGGAAGCTCATGGTCGTGGGCGTGGTGCTCGGCCTCGCCGGCGTGGCGGTGGCCCGTTGGTGGGGCGGGCCCCTGATCACCCTGATCTACGGGGCCGAGTACGCGGTGCGCAGCGACCTCTTCGTGCTGATCATGGCCGGGGGCGGCATCATGAACCTCGGCAGCCTGCTCGGGGCGCCGGCCACCGCCATGCAGGCGTTCCGCTCCCAGCTCGTCATCCACGCCCTGAATGCCGGGCTGCTGGTGGCGATGGGCCGCTGGCTGATCCCGTCGCACGGCATGGCCGGTGCGGCCTGGACGGTGCTGGCCGGGTCGGCCTGGGTGACGCTGGCGTACGGCGCGGTGGTGCTGCGGGGGATGGGGCGGATGCCCGAGGAACAGTCGCCGACTACGTCCCGGTGACCCGACGGGCCAGCGCTTCCTCGTAGAGATCCAGATGCGCCGACAGGATGGAGCTCAGCTCGTACGGCCCCTGCATCCTCTTGCGTCCTAGGTCGGCCATGGCCTGCGCCGCTTCGGGATGTTCCAGGACCAGCTTCATGGCGTCGGCGAATCCGTCCACGTCCCTCGCCTTGACCAGGATTCCCGCGCCATCGCCCAGAAGCTCGCGGATGCCCCGCACGTC contains the following coding sequences:
- a CDS encoding oligosaccharide flippase family protein; this translates as MTPPPPSLRRNFTWTFLGNAIFAASQWGILVVLTRLGSAAEVGRLSLAATVATPLVVFANLQLRAVFVSDANGRFPFRDYLSVQLLLAPLALVAVVGVGLAGYSGAQVTAIVLYGIGRVVDGVGDVFYGLEQKRERMDLMARSLMIRGVVSLVLFAVVYRLTGSLNAALVAWPVAWAVPLLAFDVPRCRALARGEDGGGDEEGRLRPRWRPAAIKAIVWTALPMGVVMLLIQLRNTVPRTMLESAQGEEALGIFSAMAYLVLVSNTVVMALSQSSIARLARNHADGDARAFRDTVGKLMVVGVVLGLAGVAVARWWGGPLITLIYGAEYAVRSDLFVLIMAGGGIMNLGSLLGAPATAMQAFRSQLVIHALNAGLLVAMGRWLIPSHGMAGAAWTVLAGSAWVTLAYGAVVLRGMGRMPEEQSPTTSR
- a CDS encoding DUF882 domain-containing protein, whose translation is MNDNDAVDRRRFLRIFGGVALACLAPLPLAASVTGSGILGAPLIVPAIEPPVTGIPGAPDAHLISLLNVNTGERLSCAYREKGILVPDATAAIDRLLRDHRNDEIKPIDPQLLDMLHDAASALGTDEPFQVVCGYRSAATNAAMRRRGAGVAKHSYHINGRAADVSLPGVQLAQLRSAARDLKNGGVGYYPGSRFVHLDTGPVRSW
- a CDS encoding nucleoside-diphosphate sugar epimerase/dehydratase yields the protein MVERIRKTLGALRPPTSGPLSLMVRRHRLLFFFAFFGAIAAVSVSLSFMIRFEWSWLKRVDKWPQWWQSMLLVAVPVRLVVSTAFGLHRVSWRFAGLRDVPPLINAILVGSAFDAAILLWAYQGAFPRSVLIIDTVLCMALSVVGRYAYRILDHLSRRIDSGPRTRVVIVGAGTACNLVLEAMNSAKLNAYLPVAIVDDDPLKQGITIHGVGVATPIDVIGEVARRTGAEAVILAMPAATTAQLYRIVKLCRETGLPLKTTPDIWQVLQSSEAVTRIQDFSLDDLLNRRVVRSDVPEIRRLLDGRTVLVTGAAGSIGSELCRQIIDQGVLQLVCLDKDENGLFRLEQELRRRRPDAALAFFLGDVKDEGRMDALFSRWKPQIVFHAAAYKHVPILQFHPVEAIRNNVGGTRTMARLSQQYGAERFVMISTDKAVRPTSVMGATKQIAERVIHAQGAGRPDGTSFSTIRFGNVLGSAGSVVELFLEQIRKGGPVTVTDPRIERYFMTIAEAVHLVLYAAGMGAGDEIFILDMGAPVKIDALARQMIQLSGLTPEIDVPIVYTGLRPGEKLYEELWTPEEKPQPTSNPGIRVARRAGVVPGLDARVDALLASAAAGNMRECWEQLLELVPDFQGQTREAAEKPPTAQ